A window of the Lysinibacillus irui genome harbors these coding sequences:
- a CDS encoding ABC transporter permease — translation MMYILRRIILLITTILLVSIITFGVFQILPGDPVRTMLGTEADSTQIENLRFELGLDRPLYEQYVDWMKGLLTGQLGDSIRFSMPVKELLFDRLPVTMSLAGLTLIIVLIISLPLGMFAARRQNKLSDVSLSTVTQIGMAVPSFWLGMMLILYIGLQFSFFKISGYIPWTQSVTGALSTLILPALTIAIPQIAVNFRYVRTAILEQVQLDYVRTIRSKGMSEQNVMYKHVLKNSMIPILTVFGLIMAEVVAGTIIVEQVFSLPGIGQLLITAISNRDFPLVQGIVMYITVAVVMINFIVDVLYSVLDPRIRLR, via the coding sequence ATGATGTATATCCTACGTCGAATCATCCTGTTAATAACAACCATCCTTCTAGTATCCATTATTACATTTGGTGTTTTTCAAATATTACCTGGTGATCCGGTTCGAACAATGTTGGGAACTGAGGCGGATTCCACACAAATTGAAAATTTACGATTTGAGCTTGGCTTGGATCGTCCTCTTTATGAACAATATGTGGATTGGATGAAGGGCTTATTGACAGGGCAATTAGGGGATTCCATTCGATTTTCCATGCCTGTAAAAGAGTTATTATTTGATCGGCTTCCTGTCACCATGTCTTTAGCAGGGCTCACGCTCATCATTGTCTTAATCATTTCCTTACCCTTAGGCATGTTTGCTGCAAGAAGACAAAATAAATTAAGTGATGTGTCATTATCGACGGTTACACAAATTGGTATGGCCGTACCATCCTTTTGGCTAGGGATGATGCTTATTCTTTACATTGGCCTACAGTTCAGCTTCTTTAAAATTAGTGGCTATATTCCTTGGACGCAAAGTGTAACAGGGGCGCTAAGTACACTAATCCTGCCAGCTTTAACGATAGCGATCCCACAAATTGCTGTTAATTTCCGTTATGTCCGAACAGCTATTTTGGAGCAGGTCCAGCTCGATTATGTACGCACCATTCGCAGTAAAGGTATGTCTGAACAAAATGTGATGTATAAGCATGTATTGAAAAATTCAATGATACCGATTTTAACGGTTTTTGGTTTGATAATGGCAGAGGTTGTAGCGGGCACAATTATCGTGGAGCAAGTGTTTTCATTACCAGGAATCGGTCAGCTTCTTATTACGGCTATTAGTAATCGTGATTTCCCTCTTGTACAGGGAATTGTCATGTATATTACAGTAGCTGTCGTTATGATTAATTTTATCGTTGATGTTTTATATTCTGTGTTGGACCCTAGAATTCGATTACGTTAA
- a CDS encoding ABC transporter substrate-binding protein, whose product MKLKNRGFMLITFIMALVMSACSSDGEKNAASTGTSDGQTTTDVPQEIVVRVNDDPDFLDPHKATASISYQMILNIFEGLMAPETDGSLKEGLAESYEISEDGLTYTFKIRQGVKFHNGDDVTMEDIQYSFDRLMGKNGGEKMSNNFDNVASTEAPDANTFVIKLKEPNSNFLYSLTARQSAIIPKSNDGKHNENPIGTGPFAFVKYAPGTNLELKKNEHYWQEGLPYLNKVTFAFQSDDQAAIMSLMANEVDLTSVPWHRVSEVEASYNLSHQNNNSSLIVTFNETKAPFDNVKVRQAINYAISKADIIDSVFAGYAVPLGSNMSPAMGDFQKKGLESMYERDVEKAKALLAEAGYPDGFKTKITVSSHNDIYSNIAQIVVANLQEIGIDVEIEVVEWGIWLDRVYFGRDYEMTTIDLTGRASAYEILNDYISTNDSENFFLFKNEEYDKIMADVLKETDQAKQIDYYHRAQEILAEQATAVYIADYQIVWGSDKQVTGLKSYPFWFHDMSEVKFSN is encoded by the coding sequence ATGAAATTGAAAAACAGAGGGTTTATGCTAATAACTTTCATCATGGCATTGGTGATGAGTGCGTGTTCAAGTGATGGAGAGAAAAATGCTGCAAGCACAGGGACTTCAGATGGTCAAACGACTACAGATGTTCCACAGGAAATCGTTGTACGTGTCAATGATGATCCTGATTTTTTAGATCCACATAAAGCAACAGCGTCCATTTCCTATCAAATGATTTTGAATATTTTTGAGGGACTGATGGCACCCGAAACGGATGGCTCGCTAAAAGAAGGGCTGGCAGAGAGCTACGAAATTTCTGAGGATGGTTTAACGTATACGTTTAAAATTCGTCAAGGCGTGAAGTTTCATAATGGCGATGATGTAACGATGGAGGATATTCAATATTCCTTTGACCGTTTAATGGGGAAAAACGGAGGGGAAAAAATGTCCAATAACTTTGATAATGTAGCATCTACAGAGGCACCAGATGCCAATACATTTGTTATAAAGCTAAAAGAGCCAAATTCAAATTTCCTGTATTCATTAACAGCAAGACAGTCAGCCATTATTCCTAAAAGTAATGATGGGAAGCATAATGAAAATCCAATCGGCACAGGCCCCTTTGCCTTTGTGAAATACGCACCTGGTACCAACTTAGAGCTCAAGAAAAATGAGCACTACTGGCAGGAAGGATTGCCTTACCTAAATAAAGTTACCTTTGCCTTTCAATCGGATGATCAGGCTGCGATTATGAGCTTGATGGCCAATGAAGTAGATTTAACGAGCGTACCTTGGCACCGGGTTAGCGAGGTGGAGGCTAGCTATAATTTATCACATCAAAATAATAACTCCTCCTTAATCGTTACGTTTAATGAAACAAAGGCACCATTTGATAATGTCAAGGTACGTCAAGCAATCAACTACGCGATTAGTAAAGCCGATATCATTGATTCTGTATTTGCAGGCTATGCTGTACCACTTGGCTCTAATATGAGTCCAGCAATGGGCGATTTCCAAAAAAAGGGCTTAGAAAGTATGTATGAACGAGACGTGGAAAAAGCGAAAGCATTACTAGCAGAAGCTGGTTATCCGGATGGCTTTAAAACAAAGATTACGGTATCTTCGCATAATGATATTTACTCAAATATTGCACAAATTGTCGTGGCGAATTTACAAGAAATCGGCATTGATGTCGAAATTGAAGTAGTGGAATGGGGCATTTGGCTAGATCGCGTTTACTTTGGTCGCGATTATGAAATGACAACGATTGATTTAACAGGTCGTGCATCTGCCTACGAAATTTTGAATGATTACATTTCTACCAATGATAGCGAAAACTTCTTCTTATTTAAAAATGAGGAATACGACAAAATTATGGCTGATGTGTTAAAGGAAACAGATCAGGCAAAACAAATTGACTATTATCATCGAGCACAGGAAATTTTAGCAGAGCAAGCCACAGCAGTTTATATTGCTGATTACCAAATCGTTTGGGGTTCTGACAAACAAGTCACGGGGCTTAAGAGCTATCCATTCTGGTTCCATGATATGTCAGAGGTTAAGTTTTCAAACTAG
- a CDS encoding ABC transporter permease, with translation MKQLQRYTKKINLVIGLLVIVGFLLIMIVSFFYTPHDVNAMNIPEKLRGPGGAYMFGTDEFGRDIFSRIMKGTQTAFAVGLLTVAIGTVFGILIGGIAGYVGGWIDEIFMRTMDALMAFPGIILALMLVAVFGPGITNTAIALGIIAIPAIARIARSGFVQQRDSEYVLAAKLIGVKPHSIMFRHILPNISSQIIVAATVTFATAMLAEAALSYLGLGVQPPNPSWGRMLKDSQAYLIGAPWYTYAPGGAITILVLGLYMLSNALRDFMDPRSKS, from the coding sequence ATGAAACAACTACAGCGCTATACTAAAAAAATCAATTTAGTCATTGGTCTCCTCGTGATTGTTGGCTTTCTACTCATCATGATTGTTAGCTTTTTTTATACACCCCATGATGTCAACGCGATGAATATACCAGAAAAATTGCGTGGGCCTGGTGGCGCATATATGTTTGGCACAGATGAGTTCGGGCGTGATATTTTTAGCCGCATTATGAAGGGGACACAAACAGCCTTTGCAGTGGGTCTATTAACCGTAGCAATTGGCACGGTGTTTGGCATCCTGATCGGAGGGATTGCAGGCTATGTTGGGGGCTGGATCGATGAAATTTTTATGCGGACGATGGATGCGTTAATGGCCTTTCCAGGCATTATATTAGCATTAATGCTTGTGGCAGTATTTGGTCCAGGTATTACGAATACCGCCATAGCACTTGGCATTATCGCAATACCTGCTATTGCGAGGATTGCACGAAGTGGCTTTGTGCAGCAACGGGATTCGGAATATGTGCTAGCAGCAAAATTAATTGGTGTTAAGCCTCATAGCATTATGTTCCGTCATATTTTGCCGAACATTTCGTCGCAAATTATTGTTGCAGCAACTGTGACATTTGCAACTGCGATGCTAGCTGAGGCAGCCCTAAGCTATTTAGGGCTTGGGGTACAGCCACCAAACCCTAGCTGGGGCAGAATGTTAAAAGATTCACAAGCTTATCTAATAGGTGCCCCTTGGTATACGTATGCCCCTGGAGGAGCCATTACAATTCTTGTTCTCGGTTTATATATGCTTAGTAACGCTTTACGAGATTTTATGGACCCACGTTCAAAATCGTAA
- a CDS encoding PucR family transcriptional regulator: MSKHPLLVRDVLKRKHFESAKLIAGQQGLDRQVLWTHILEIKNVDTLINGGELILTTGVGLQLERETQIAYLQNLIRNEAAGLCIEIGDYFDHVPAELIAMANAHHFPIIIFEEIVRFIDITQDLHTYIINQHQQALTQLDTLSKTFMELSLMPNGILKILQVLYQDTEASFLFVSEDTKSFYYPVEAKKFLRVMEEHCQQLELQKPLHLLSIDGDHFVIIPVNGLGQVWGYLCMHSGLPKPSDYTLLNLERATMSIAHILMRNRMLQERQQSREDEFILALIQGQPVDIQYYQSYLPIESRNLFYRVIVFNLHDVANVVPEEEWQEIQLQNAMYVRSILKKLGFFPTVSVRQHEIIILAFYIAADYMKDNRDAFDQAISQITARRAAQFFEQLTLSCGISHVYQAIESVHLGYKEAKSVIQMQHHQLTSSIYYKDLGVYRLLLQQDQTTLLQYVKDYLQEILLLDQKSSHDLFQTLAVYLTCNGAKNDTAEQLYIVRQTLYKRIERLEGILGADFLQAPHRLNIEMAVKAYALLQKTAPDLLRF, translated from the coding sequence ATGTCCAAACATCCTCTACTCGTACGTGATGTCCTCAAGCGTAAGCATTTTGAATCAGCGAAGCTCATTGCAGGACAGCAGGGTCTTGATCGTCAAGTTCTATGGACACATATTTTAGAAATAAAAAATGTTGACACTTTAATCAATGGTGGTGAACTGATTTTAACCACTGGTGTCGGTTTACAATTAGAACGTGAAACACAAATTGCCTACTTACAAAATCTGATACGCAATGAAGCTGCAGGTCTTTGTATTGAAATTGGAGACTATTTTGACCATGTCCCCGCAGAATTGATTGCCATGGCGAATGCCCATCATTTCCCTATTATCATCTTTGAAGAAATTGTACGATTTATCGATATTACGCAAGATTTACACACGTACATAATTAATCAACACCAGCAGGCACTTACACAGCTAGATACCTTATCCAAAACTTTTATGGAATTATCATTAATGCCGAATGGTATTTTAAAAATTTTACAAGTCCTCTATCAAGATACAGAGGCATCCTTTTTATTTGTCTCGGAAGATACTAAAAGCTTTTACTACCCTGTCGAGGCTAAAAAATTCTTACGTGTTATGGAGGAGCATTGTCAGCAGTTAGAACTACAAAAGCCCTTGCACCTTTTATCGATTGACGGGGATCATTTTGTCATTATTCCTGTCAATGGACTTGGACAAGTATGGGGCTATTTATGTATGCATTCTGGACTGCCAAAGCCGAGTGATTACACTCTATTAAACCTTGAACGCGCAACGATGTCGATTGCCCATATTTTAATGCGCAACCGCATGCTTCAGGAGCGCCAGCAAAGCCGAGAGGATGAGTTTATTCTTGCCTTAATTCAAGGTCAGCCAGTAGATATTCAGTACTATCAAAGCTATTTACCTATCGAAAGTCGTAATTTATTTTACCGAGTCATCGTGTTCAATCTACATGATGTAGCTAACGTTGTACCTGAAGAAGAGTGGCAGGAAATCCAATTGCAAAATGCCATGTATGTTCGTTCTATTTTAAAAAAACTAGGATTTTTCCCTACCGTATCGGTAAGACAGCATGAAATTATTATTTTAGCCTTTTACATTGCCGCAGATTATATGAAAGACAATCGGGATGCCTTCGATCAAGCAATTTCACAGATTACTGCTAGACGAGCTGCACAGTTTTTTGAGCAGCTCACCCTCAGCTGTGGCATAAGTCATGTCTATCAAGCAATCGAGAGTGTTCATCTTGGCTATAAGGAGGCTAAATCGGTCATACAAATGCAGCATCATCAATTGACAAGCTCTATCTATTATAAGGATTTAGGTGTTTATCGATTATTATTACAGCAGGATCAAACTACCCTCCTGCAATATGTGAAAGATTATTTACAAGAGATTTTGCTGCTAGATCAGAAAAGTAGCCATGATTTATTTCAAACATTGGCAGTATATTTAACATGTAATGGGGCTAAAAATGATACGGCGGAACAACTGTATATCGTTCGTCAAACTCTTTATAAACGAATTGAACGGCTAGAAGGTATATTAGGTGCTGATTTTTTACAAGCTCCGCACCGCCTAAATATTGAAATGGCCGTTAAGGCATATGCGCTCTTGCAAAAAACAGCACCTGATTTATTACGATTTTGA
- a CDS encoding DMT family transporter, whose translation MNISAIIKLTVSMALFGSIGFFTVHTGVPATELVFVRCICATLFLGGMWLITGGHKSEVWDKKEILQTIICGVFIVLNWVFLFKAFEEMSISIAISIYNLAPIFVLILGAIFLKEKMTIQALVATITCFIGSIFIIGLQNFVSFSEFMQSGFVWALLSAVFYALTMLTSKTITKLSSYALTYIQTTVGIVMLLPFIDFALFDGLTSTNWFYILGTGFIHTGFVYYLFFDSIRSLSTILVSVLVFVDPVVAILLDMLLLDFMPSIVQTMGILLIFGGIFYTIYVPKKKRLPQEVS comes from the coding sequence ATGAACATTTCAGCAATCATTAAATTAACTGTATCGATGGCTCTTTTTGGCTCCATTGGCTTTTTTACCGTTCATACTGGTGTTCCGGCTACAGAGCTTGTCTTTGTTAGATGCATTTGCGCAACCCTCTTTCTAGGAGGTATGTGGCTGATCACAGGTGGACATAAATCAGAGGTGTGGGATAAAAAAGAAATTCTTCAAACGATTATTTGCGGTGTCTTTATTGTTTTAAATTGGGTATTTTTATTTAAAGCCTTTGAAGAAATGTCAATTTCGATTGCAATTTCGATTTATAATTTAGCTCCTATTTTTGTTTTAATATTAGGCGCGATTTTTTTAAAGGAAAAGATGACTATTCAAGCGCTAGTGGCAACCATCACTTGCTTTATTGGTAGTATTTTTATTATTGGCTTACAGAATTTTGTGTCGTTCTCGGAGTTTATGCAATCGGGCTTTGTGTGGGCCTTACTTTCAGCTGTCTTTTATGCCCTCACCATGTTAACAAGCAAAACGATTACCAAGCTAAGCTCCTATGCATTAACTTATATTCAAACAACGGTTGGAATCGTCATGCTGCTGCCTTTCATTGATTTTGCACTCTTTGATGGCTTAACCTCAACGAATTGGTTTTATATTTTAGGCACAGGCTTTATTCATACTGGATTTGTTTATTATTTATTTTTTGATAGTATTCGTAGTCTTTCTACCATTCTTGTATCTGTATTAGTATTCGTCGACCCTGTTGTCGCGATTTTACTTGATATGCTGCTGCTTGATTTTATGCCAAGCATTGTGCAAACGATGGGCATTTTATTAATTTTCGGTGGTATTTTTTATACAATTTATGTTCCAAAGAAAAAGCGACTGCCACAGGAGGTCTCATAA
- a CDS encoding MarR family winged helix-turn-helix transcriptional regulator, which translates to MKEILREIGAIARALDSISNIEFKELDLTKGQYLYVIRICENPGIIQEKVAELLKVDRTTASRAIKKLETKGFIEKRIEQGNKKNKLLFPTAKSLDIYPFLKREGEYSNARALEGFSSEEIDSIHSLLTRVLHNVEIDWEEVKKGHKRQY; encoded by the coding sequence ATGAAGGAAATCTTACGTGAAATAGGCGCGATTGCACGAGCATTAGATTCAATTAGTAATATTGAATTTAAGGAGTTAGATTTAACGAAGGGACAATATTTATATGTGATTCGAATTTGTGAAAACCCTGGCATCATTCAGGAAAAGGTCGCGGAGCTTTTGAAGGTGGATCGCACTACTGCTTCACGGGCTATTAAAAAATTAGAGACAAAGGGCTTTATTGAAAAACGTATTGAGCAGGGGAATAAGAAAAATAAATTACTCTTTCCAACTGCAAAAAGCTTGGACATTTATCCCTTTTTAAAACGGGAAGGTGAATACTCTAATGCGCGTGCACTCGAAGGGTTCTCGTCAGAGGAAATCGACAGCATCCACAGTCTTTTGACGCGTGTTTTGCATAATGTAGAAATAGATTGGGAAGAAGTGAAAAAAGGTCATAAACGACAATACTAA
- a CDS encoding RDD family protein has protein sequence MESVTKKRAAAFLIDTAISTAATFGIEYFLRKKVKNEAVHALVTPTVVLWALEYAQLRKNGQTIGYKAMGLALENEDGRPLSCAQIIKRMAYRDTISTFAYLKDRQAFEQQHGQCLPHDSFAHTVVKEI, from the coding sequence ATGGAATCGGTGACAAAAAAACGAGCAGCAGCTTTTTTAATTGATACAGCTATTTCAACGGCTGCTACGTTCGGTATTGAATATTTCCTACGAAAAAAGGTTAAAAATGAGGCTGTTCATGCACTAGTTACACCAACAGTCGTGTTGTGGGCACTCGAATATGCACAGCTCCGAAAAAACGGACAAACTATTGGCTACAAAGCAATGGGACTAGCACTTGAAAATGAAGATGGTCGTCCATTATCTTGCGCTCAAATTATTAAACGAATGGCTTATCGAGACACGATTAGTACGTTTGCTTATTTAAAAGATCGTCAAGCATTTGAGCAACAGCATGGACAGTGTTTGCCACATGATAGCTTTGCACATACGGTTGTGAAAGAAATTTAG
- a CDS encoding aspartate aminotransferase family protein, which translates to MERNDQFTHTLQQKDHENVWHHMSMHNDRAPIIIEQGEGAWITDSLGNRFLDGMSGLWAVNVGYGRERLAKVAYEQLKKLCYAPLTQSHEPAIRLAEKINSLLEDDYMMFYSNSGSDANEVAFKIIRQYHQQNGEGTRYKIIARYRGYHGSSLGALAATGQALRKYKYEPFTPGFLHVAPPDHYRRPKGQSVEAYNIACAREMEEKIIWEQKETIAAVIMEPLITGGGVLIPHPTYVKEVERICRKHGVLLIIDEVICGFGRTGKLFGHQHFDIRPDVITMAKGLTSAYLPLSITAVRKDIYEKFKEMDGYSHFRHINTFGGNPAACAVALENIKILEEEGLVQRARDLGIQFLHDLQDLLELPFVGDVRGLGLLIGIELVEDKQSQTPAKPELIAKIIADCQANGLIVGKNGDTVEGFNNIITLSPPLCCTDEDVDFMVAVLKRVFAANA; encoded by the coding sequence ATGGAGCGAAACGATCAGTTCACACATACCTTACAACAAAAGGATCATGAAAACGTTTGGCATCACATGTCTATGCATAATGACAGGGCGCCCATAATCATTGAACAGGGAGAAGGCGCATGGATTACCGATAGTTTAGGCAATCGCTTTTTAGATGGCATGTCAGGCTTATGGGCCGTTAATGTGGGCTATGGACGTGAGCGTCTTGCCAAGGTTGCCTATGAGCAGTTGAAAAAGCTTTGCTATGCTCCTTTAACACAAAGTCATGAACCTGCCATCCGACTTGCTGAAAAAATTAATAGCTTATTAGAAGATGACTATATGATGTTTTATTCCAATAGCGGCTCTGATGCCAATGAGGTGGCATTTAAAATAATACGCCAATACCATCAACAAAATGGGGAGGGGACCCGCTATAAAATCATCGCTCGCTATCGGGGCTATCATGGTAGCTCACTTGGGGCATTAGCTGCCACAGGGCAGGCATTACGAAAATATAAGTATGAGCCGTTTACACCTGGTTTCTTGCATGTTGCCCCACCAGATCATTATCGGCGTCCAAAAGGGCAATCGGTTGAGGCCTACAATATAGCGTGTGCCCGTGAAATGGAGGAAAAGATTATTTGGGAGCAAAAAGAAACGATTGCCGCTGTCATCATGGAGCCACTGATAACAGGTGGTGGTGTTCTTATCCCACACCCTACATATGTCAAGGAAGTCGAGCGCATTTGTAGAAAACATGGCGTATTACTTATTATCGATGAAGTAATATGTGGCTTCGGGCGAACAGGGAAGCTCTTTGGTCATCAACATTTCGATATTCGACCTGATGTCATTACTATGGCAAAAGGATTAACGAGTGCCTATCTACCGTTATCCATTACAGCAGTACGCAAAGATATTTACGAAAAATTTAAAGAGATGGATGGCTATAGCCATTTTCGACATATTAATACGTTCGGAGGTAATCCAGCAGCCTGTGCAGTAGCTTTAGAAAACATTAAAATTTTGGAGGAAGAGGGCCTTGTACAACGAGCAAGAGATTTGGGTATTCAATTCCTACATGATTTGCAAGACTTATTGGAGCTACCTTTTGTTGGAGATGTTCGTGGCCTAGGCTTACTTATTGGCATCGAACTAGTGGAAGATAAACAATCCCAAACACCGGCAAAGCCAGAACTAATCGCAAAAATTATAGCTGATTGTCAAGCAAATGGGTTAATTGTTGGGAAAAATGGCGATACAGTGGAGGGCTTCAATAATATCATTACGTTAAGTCCACCACTTTGCTGTACCGATGAAGATGTTGACTTTATGGTGGCGGTATTAAAAAGAGTATTTGCAGCTAATGCATAG
- a CDS encoding carbohydrate kinase family protein has translation MGKLFTIGELLIDFTPTQQRGSLTDIEHFTKHAGGAPANVAAVCAKLGLQAALLTQVGQDAFGDFLIKTLQQAGVDTQFIRQTTVGETSLAFVSLNEQGDRDFQFYRRHAADLLYKQEYLPSQLLTAKDIVHFCSVNLVESPMKKAHLAFLEQAHQVGSLVSFDPNVRLPLWQDESACRETILAFLPQAHLVKLSAEELLFLTAIEDEQRAVLQLFNGYIAVIIITHGAAGATLYTKNLHVKVPAEKVQAIDTTGAGDAFIGAILSQFLQHQLEVEGLVAYCELEATSLLSFANRYAGLSTTKHGAIPSYPALPLELKVD, from the coding sequence ATGGGCAAACTCTTCACGATAGGAGAATTATTAATTGATTTTACACCAACACAGCAGCGAGGCTCTCTTACCGATATCGAGCACTTTACGAAACATGCCGGTGGAGCTCCTGCAAATGTAGCGGCGGTTTGTGCCAAACTGGGCCTGCAGGCTGCTCTGCTAACACAGGTGGGCCAAGATGCCTTTGGTGATTTCCTGATAAAAACATTACAGCAAGCAGGTGTAGATACTCAATTTATTCGTCAAACAACGGTGGGAGAAACAAGCCTTGCTTTTGTATCATTAAATGAACAAGGGGATCGTGACTTTCAATTTTATCGCCGACATGCTGCGGACTTATTATACAAACAAGAATACCTCCCCTCACAGCTTTTAACTGCGAAGGATATTGTGCATTTTTGTTCTGTGAATCTTGTGGAAAGTCCTATGAAGAAAGCCCACCTTGCTTTTCTTGAACAGGCACATCAAGTGGGTAGCCTCGTTTCCTTTGACCCGAATGTGCGCCTACCTTTATGGCAGGATGAATCAGCTTGTCGTGAAACCATTTTAGCCTTCTTACCTCAAGCGCATCTGGTGAAGCTTTCAGCGGAGGAGCTTTTATTTCTAACCGCCATAGAGGATGAACAGAGGGCGGTCCTTCAATTATTCAATGGATATATAGCTGTCATCATTATTACACATGGTGCTGCCGGGGCCACATTATATACGAAAAATCTTCATGTTAAAGTTCCCGCTGAAAAGGTGCAAGCCATTGATACAACGGGAGCAGGTGATGCTTTTATTGGCGCTATTCTAAGTCAATTCCTTCAACATCAACTAGAGGTAGAGGGGTTAGTGGCTTACTGTGAACTGGAGGCGACGTCCCTGCTATCTTTCGCAAACCGCTATGCAGGCTTATCAACTACGAAGCACGGGGCAATACCGTCTTATCCGGCACTACCACTGGAATTAAAAGTAGATTAA
- a CDS encoding GNAT family N-acetyltransferase — translation MSIKKVTTEAELQTAFDFRRNVFIEEQQVPEEEEYDEFDALDAPCDHILVYYNEQPVGTGRLRVVEGYGKLERICVLEEYRKYGLGKEIIVGLEQIARDKGLTKAKLNAQSYAEGFYEKLGYQREGEEFMDCGIPHILMKKYW, via the coding sequence ATGAGTATAAAAAAGGTAACAACTGAAGCAGAATTACAAACAGCGTTTGATTTTCGACGTAACGTTTTTATCGAAGAGCAACAAGTCCCAGAGGAAGAAGAATATGATGAATTTGATGCGCTTGATGCACCATGTGATCATATTCTTGTCTATTACAACGAGCAACCTGTTGGAACAGGTAGACTTCGAGTAGTGGAGGGCTATGGCAAATTAGAGCGTATTTGCGTTTTGGAGGAATACCGCAAATATGGTCTTGGCAAAGAAATTATCGTTGGTTTAGAACAAATCGCACGAGATAAAGGCCTAACAAAAGCAAAGCTAAATGCCCAATCCTATGCAGAGGGCTTTTATGAAAAATTAGGCTATCAGCGTGAAGGTGAAGAATTCATGGATTGTGGCATCCCTCATATTCTAATGAAAAAATACTGGTAG